A window from Streptomyces sp. NBC_00299 encodes these proteins:
- a CDS encoding beta-1,6-galactanase, translating to MIRRRTLLAASGGALLGSALATGTAHADATIAVNPGTSYGTWEGWGTSLAWWANVFGNRNDFADLFFTTNSVTYNGTTLPGLGLNIARYNLGACSWNSVNGETMVESPNIPGFKQIEGFWQDWNNEDPTSSAWKWTADANQRAMLAKATARGATTELFANSPMWWMCSNHNPSGAAGGGNNLQTWNYRQHASHLAATALYARNNWGVNFATVDPFNEPASSWWTATGTQEGCHLDPAVQAAVLPYMRSELDSRGLTGIRIAASDETNYDTARSTWGSFGTSTKALVSQVNVHGYQGSGGRRDLLYTDVVTTSGKKLWNSETGDSDGTGLTLASNLCYDFRWLHPTAWCYWQVMDPSTGWAMIAYDANTLQPTTIQTKYYVMAQFSRHIRPGMRILDTGVSYAAAAYDASARRLVIVAVNTSTSAQTLTFDLSRFTTVSGGSGGLVPRWNTVTTGGDQYRAYANTYLSGKSVAVPFAAKAVQTLQVDGVVI from the coding sequence ATGATCCGACGTAGAACTCTGCTGGCGGCATCGGGCGGCGCACTCCTCGGCAGCGCCCTGGCAACGGGCACCGCCCACGCGGACGCCACGATCGCCGTCAACCCCGGCACCTCGTACGGCACCTGGGAGGGCTGGGGCACGTCCCTGGCCTGGTGGGCGAACGTCTTCGGCAACCGCAACGACTTCGCCGACCTGTTCTTCACCACCAACTCGGTGACGTACAACGGCACGACCCTTCCCGGCCTCGGCCTCAACATCGCCCGCTACAACCTCGGCGCGTGCAGCTGGAACAGCGTGAACGGCGAGACGATGGTCGAGTCGCCGAACATCCCCGGCTTCAAGCAGATCGAGGGCTTCTGGCAGGACTGGAACAACGAGGACCCCACCTCCTCGGCCTGGAAGTGGACGGCGGACGCGAACCAGCGAGCGATGCTGGCAAAGGCCACGGCTCGCGGCGCGACCACGGAACTCTTCGCCAACTCCCCCATGTGGTGGATGTGTTCCAACCACAACCCCTCCGGCGCGGCGGGCGGCGGCAACAACCTCCAGACCTGGAACTACCGCCAGCACGCCTCCCACCTGGCGGCCACGGCCCTGTACGCCAGGAACAACTGGGGCGTGAACTTCGCGACGGTCGACCCCTTCAACGAGCCGGCGTCGAGCTGGTGGACGGCGACCGGCACCCAGGAGGGCTGCCACCTCGACCCGGCGGTCCAGGCGGCCGTACTCCCGTACATGCGCAGCGAGTTGGACAGCCGGGGCCTCACGGGCATCCGCATCGCGGCCTCGGACGAGACGAACTACGACACGGCCCGCTCGACGTGGGGGTCCTTCGGCACGTCGACGAAGGCCCTGGTCTCGCAGGTCAACGTGCACGGCTACCAGGGCTCGGGCGGCCGTAGGGACCTCCTCTACACCGACGTGGTGACGACGTCCGGCAAGAAACTCTGGAACTCGGAGACGGGCGACAGCGACGGCACCGGCCTCACCCTGGCCTCCAACCTCTGCTACGACTTCCGCTGGCTGCACCCGACCGCCTGGTGCTACTGGCAGGTCATGGACCCGTCGACGGGCTGGGCGATGATCGCGTACGACGCGAACACCCTCCAACCCACCACAATCCAGACCAAGTACTACGTAATGGCCCAGTTCAGCCGCCACATCCGCCCCGGCATGCGGATCCTCGACACGGGCGTGAGCTACGCGGCGGCGGCCTACGACGCGTCGGCGCGCCGCCTGGTGATCGTGGCGGTGAACACGTCGACGTCGGCCCAGACGCTGACCTTCGACCTGTCCCGCTTCACGACGGTGAGCGGCGGCTCGGGCGGCCTGGTCCCGCGCTGGAACACGGTGACGACGGGCGGGGACCAGTACCGGGCATACGCGAACACGTACCTGAGCGGAAAGTCGGTGGCGGTGCCGTTCGCGGCGAAGGCGGTGCAGACGTTGCAGGTCGACGGGGTGGTGATCTGA
- a CDS encoding fumarylacetoacetate hydrolase family protein translates to MKLLRVGTAGAERPALLDAEGTLRDLSGVVPDIDGPLLADDAALGRIRAAADAGELPELDAAGLRVGPPLGRIGKVVCIGLNYHDHARETGAEPPAEPVIFFKAADTVVGPSDTVLVPRRSTKTDWEVELAVVIGRTARYLGSAEEALAHVAGYAVAHDVSEREFQIERGGTWDKGKNCETFNPLGPWLVTADEVPDPQNLALKLWVNGELKQDGTTAEQIFPVAEVVRYVSQFMTLYPGDVINTGTPAGVALGQPEPKPFLRGGDVVELEIEGLGRQRQEFKDA, encoded by the coding sequence ATGAAGCTGCTGCGAGTCGGTACGGCGGGAGCGGAGCGGCCCGCGCTGCTCGACGCCGAGGGGACCCTGCGGGACCTGTCGGGCGTCGTGCCGGACATCGACGGACCGCTGCTCGCCGACGACGCCGCGCTCGGCCGGATCCGCGCCGCGGCGGACGCCGGTGAGCTGCCCGAGCTGGACGCGGCCGGGCTGCGGGTCGGACCGCCGCTGGGGCGCATCGGCAAGGTCGTGTGCATCGGCCTGAACTACCACGACCACGCCCGCGAGACCGGCGCCGAGCCGCCCGCCGAGCCGGTCATCTTCTTCAAGGCCGCGGACACGGTCGTCGGGCCGAGCGACACGGTGCTGGTCCCTCGCCGGTCGACGAAGACCGACTGGGAGGTCGAGCTCGCGGTCGTCATCGGACGTACGGCCCGGTATCTGGGGTCGGCCGAGGAGGCGCTCGCGCATGTCGCCGGGTACGCCGTGGCGCACGACGTGTCCGAGCGGGAGTTCCAGATCGAGCGGGGCGGGACCTGGGACAAGGGCAAGAACTGCGAGACGTTCAACCCGCTGGGGCCCTGGCTGGTGACCGCGGACGAGGTGCCGGACCCGCAGAACCTCGCGCTGAAGCTGTGGGTCAACGGCGAGCTTAAGCAGGACGGCACCACGGCCGAGCAGATCTTTCCGGTCGCGGAAGTCGTCCGGTACGTCAGCCAGTTCATGACCCTGTACCCCGGGGACGTCATCAACACCGGTACGCCGGCGGGGGTTGCGCTGGGGCAGCCCGAGCCGAAGCCGTTCCTGCGGGGCGGGGATGTCGTCGAGCTGGAGATCGAAGGGCTCGGCCGGCAGCGGCAGGAGTTCAAGGACGCGTGA
- a CDS encoding DUF6412 domain-containing protein, with protein sequence MIRSWTRLRPAAALVLLFLEIALLDTGSLSATVALAATAAAGSAFAVCSLLASRAAPAVPPTRVRTAIRDRARRTAFLPQRDPDASGRPRPRAPGHALPATVA encoded by the coding sequence ATGATCCGCAGTTGGACGCGTCTGCGTCCCGCCGCCGCGCTGGTGCTGCTCTTCCTTGAGATCGCGCTGCTCGACACCGGCAGCCTCTCCGCGACCGTCGCGCTGGCCGCGACCGCCGCCGCCGGTTCCGCGTTCGCCGTCTGCTCGCTCCTCGCCTCGCGCGCCGCGCCCGCGGTGCCGCCCACGCGCGTGCGTACGGCCATCCGCGACCGGGCCCGCCGTACGGCATTCCTGCCGCAACGCGACCCCGACGCCTCGGGCCGGCCCCGGCCAAGGGCACCCGGACACGCCCTCCCGGCGACCGTCGCGTAG
- a CDS encoding ROK family transcriptional regulator yields the protein MKRGVDSGPDGGVNRSKGGAGNGAGTGTGTGTCGGGGLGGVNLGALRSHNTALVLDLLRTAGAEGISRLELAERTGLTPQAVSKITARLREDGLAAEAGRRASTGGKPRTVLRLVPEAGHAVGVHLDRDELTAVLCDLRGAVVAQRRTPLDLGAGAETVVERAVREVGELVAGGGRPGAVLGVGVALPGPLDHRRGVLHRVTGFPEWNGFPLRDVLARRLSLPIVVDKDTNAAALGLAVGGAVGGEVGGGMASGAGAPTNAGFGAASFAYLHFGVGIGGGLVIGGAVHRGTRTGAGEFGHQVVQLDGPPCGCGNRGCVEALCLAAVARGDLAEAARVLGTAAGNLVALLDVDLVLLGGRTVAAAPETFVRGVAAVLDERARRAGEDAVPVRVAAGGERGVAEGAAQLLLAPLFGRAEG from the coding sequence GTGAAGCGTGGTGTGGACAGTGGCCCGGACGGTGGCGTGAACAGGTCGAAGGGTGGTGCCGGTAACGGCGCAGGTACCGGTACCGGTACCGGTACCTGCGGCGGGGGCGGACTCGGTGGCGTGAACCTGGGCGCCCTGCGCAGTCACAACACCGCGCTCGTGCTCGACCTGCTGCGCACGGCCGGTGCCGAGGGCATCAGCCGGCTCGAACTCGCCGAGCGCACCGGCCTCACCCCGCAGGCGGTCAGCAAGATCACCGCCCGGCTGCGGGAGGACGGGCTCGCTGCGGAGGCGGGACGCCGGGCGTCGACGGGAGGCAAGCCGCGCACGGTGCTGCGGCTGGTACCCGAGGCCGGGCATGCGGTCGGCGTCCATCTGGACCGGGACGAGCTGACGGCCGTGCTCTGCGATCTGAGGGGCGCCGTGGTCGCCCAGCGCCGGACCCCGCTGGACCTGGGGGCCGGCGCGGAGACGGTCGTCGAGCGGGCCGTGCGGGAGGTGGGGGAGCTGGTGGCCGGGGGCGGTCGCCCGGGTGCCGTACTCGGCGTCGGAGTGGCGCTGCCGGGGCCGCTCGACCACCGGCGCGGTGTGCTGCACCGGGTCACCGGGTTCCCGGAATGGAACGGCTTCCCACTGCGGGACGTGCTCGCACGTCGGCTCTCGCTGCCGATCGTGGTCGACAAGGACACCAATGCGGCGGCGCTCGGGCTGGCGGTGGGGGGCGCGGTCGGGGGTGAGGTCGGGGGAGGGATGGCGTCCGGCGCCGGCGCGCCCACCAATGCCGGGTTCGGCGCCGCCTCCTTCGCCTACCTCCACTTCGGTGTGGGCATCGGCGGCGGGCTCGTCATCGGGGGAGCGGTGCACCGGGGGACCCGCACCGGAGCGGGGGAGTTCGGGCATCAGGTGGTTCAGCTGGACGGCCCGCCCTGTGGGTGCGGGAATCGCGGCTGTGTCGAGGCATTGTGCCTGGCCGCCGTGGCGCGCGGTGACCTGGCGGAGGCAGCTCGGGTGCTCGGCACCGCAGCGGGCAACCTGGTTGCGCTGCTCGACGTGGACCTCGTGCTGCTGGGCGGCCGTACGGTCGCAGCCGCCCCGGAGACCTTCGTACGCGGGGTCGCCGCCGTCCTCGACGAGCGTGCCCGGCGCGCGGGCGAGGACGCCGTGCCGGTGCGGGTCGCCGCCGGCGGGGAGCGCGGGGTCGCCGAGGGGGCGGCCCAGTTGCTGCTGGCGCCGTTGTTCGGGCGGGCCGAGGGGTGA
- a CDS encoding YidC/Oxa1 family membrane protein insertase gives MSVFADLVQQLADLLQPLFGATAAAAAIVLFTALVRLLVHPLSRASARGQKARAELQPKIAELRKKHAKNPERLQRAVLELHTEEKVSPLSGCLPSLFQLPAFFLLYHLFSNTTIGGKANELLSHQLFAAPLGDRWADALGDGGVFGGAGLVYVGLFVVVACVAAFNYGRTKRMMAANPAVPVVDGEPVPGMGAMSKVMPFMSFFTLFTVAVVPLAAALYVVTSTTWSAVERAVLYR, from the coding sequence ATGTCCGTTTTCGCCGACCTTGTTCAGCAACTCGCCGACCTGCTCCAGCCGCTGTTCGGCGCCACCGCGGCCGCCGCCGCGATCGTCCTGTTCACCGCGCTCGTACGGCTGCTCGTGCATCCGCTGTCCCGGGCCTCCGCACGCGGGCAGAAGGCGCGGGCCGAACTGCAGCCGAAGATCGCCGAGCTGCGCAAGAAGCATGCGAAGAACCCCGAGCGACTCCAGCGGGCCGTGCTGGAGCTGCACACCGAGGAGAAGGTGTCGCCGCTGTCGGGGTGCCTGCCCAGCCTGTTCCAGCTGCCGGCCTTCTTCCTCCTGTACCACCTGTTCTCGAACACGACGATCGGCGGGAAGGCGAATGAGCTGCTGTCGCACCAGCTGTTCGCCGCGCCCCTCGGGGACCGGTGGGCGGACGCGCTCGGCGACGGCGGTGTGTTCGGGGGTGCCGGGCTCGTGTACGTCGGGCTTTTCGTGGTCGTCGCCTGCGTCGCCGCGTTCAACTATGGCCGTACGAAGCGGATGATGGCCGCGAATCCGGCGGTGCCGGTGGTCGACGGGGAGCCGGTGCCGGGGATGGGGGCCATGAGCAAGGTCATGCCGTTCATGTCCTTCTTCACGCTCTTCACCGTGGCGGTGGTGCCGCTGGCGGCCGCGCTGTACGTCGTGACCAGTACGACGTGGAGCGCGGTGGAGCGGGCTGTGCTCTATCGCTGA
- a CDS encoding winged helix-turn-helix transcriptional regulator yields MALGKDYATQECSIARALEIVGERWTLLVVRDALYGVRRYNDFLVHLGIPRAVLAARLQALTSEGILDKRRYQQSPPRDEYVLTDRGIALWPTLRSLGLWGREHFGEEKLRVFRHAGCGTELGPYGECATCGTVVPVPDVEMVPGPALDPDPADPVSRALLRPKRLLQPIEAEPAA; encoded by the coding sequence ATGGCACTGGGCAAGGACTACGCGACACAGGAGTGCTCGATCGCCAGGGCGCTGGAGATCGTCGGCGAACGCTGGACGTTGCTCGTCGTCCGCGACGCCCTCTACGGTGTCCGGCGCTACAACGACTTCCTCGTCCACCTGGGCATCCCGCGCGCCGTCCTCGCGGCCCGCCTCCAGGCGCTCACCTCCGAGGGCATCCTCGACAAGCGCCGGTACCAGCAGTCGCCGCCGCGCGACGAGTACGTCCTCACCGACCGCGGCATCGCGCTGTGGCCCACCCTGCGCTCGCTCGGCCTGTGGGGCCGCGAGCACTTCGGCGAGGAGAAGCTGCGCGTCTTCCGGCATGCCGGCTGCGGCACGGAACTCGGTCCGTACGGCGAATGCGCCACCTGCGGAACCGTCGTGCCCGTCCCGGACGTCGAGATGGTGCCGGGACCGGCACTCGACCCGGACCCGGCGGATCCGGTCAGCCGGGCGCTGCTCAGGCCCAAGCGCCTGCTCCAGCCCATCGAGGCCGAACCGGCGGCGTGA
- a CDS encoding Gfo/Idh/MocA family protein, translating to MSATPLRVGLVGYGLAGSVFHAPLIATTEGLALDTVVTSNPERQKQARTEHPDVRVAATPDELLARADDLDLVVIASPNKTHVPLATAALKAGLPVVVDKPIAGTAAEARELAALAEERGLLLSVFQNRRWDNDFLTLRRLLAEGELGDVWRFESRFERWRPQTKGGWRESGDPAEIGGLLYDLGSHVVDQALVLFGPVTQVYAEAVVRRAGAETDDDTFIALTHANGVRSHLYASATTAQLGPRFRVLGSKAGYVKYGLDPQEAALREGRRPDTTADWGTEPESLWGRVGSGESPLTGGGRAERTLPGDYPAYYAAVAKALLDGGPNPVTALEAASALDVLEAAARSAREAVVVKL from the coding sequence ATGAGTGCTACTCCCCTCCGCGTCGGCCTGGTCGGCTACGGCCTCGCAGGCTCCGTCTTCCATGCCCCGCTGATCGCCACCACCGAGGGGCTCGCCCTGGACACGGTGGTCACGTCGAACCCCGAGCGGCAGAAGCAGGCCCGCACCGAGCACCCGGACGTACGCGTCGCCGCCACGCCCGACGAACTGCTCGCCCGCGCCGACGACCTCGACCTGGTCGTCATCGCGTCCCCCAACAAGACGCACGTCCCGCTCGCGACCGCCGCCCTGAAGGCGGGCCTCCCGGTCGTCGTCGACAAGCCGATCGCCGGCACCGCGGCCGAGGCACGCGAGCTGGCGGCACTGGCCGAGGAGCGCGGCCTGCTCCTGTCGGTCTTCCAGAACCGCCGCTGGGACAACGACTTCCTGACGCTGCGCCGACTCCTGGCCGAGGGCGAACTGGGCGACGTATGGCGCTTCGAGTCCCGCTTCGAACGCTGGCGTCCGCAGACCAAGGGCGGCTGGCGGGAGTCCGGCGACCCGGCAGAGATCGGAGGTCTGCTGTACGACCTCGGCAGCCATGTCGTCGACCAGGCACTGGTGCTCTTCGGCCCGGTCACACAGGTGTACGCCGAGGCGGTCGTCCGCCGCGCCGGCGCGGAGACGGACGACGACACGTTCATCGCGCTCACCCACGCGAACGGCGTCCGCTCCCACCTGTACGCCTCCGCGACGACCGCCCAACTGGGCCCGCGTTTCCGGGTGCTGGGCTCCAAGGCGGGCTACGTCAAGTACGGCCTGGACCCGCAGGAGGCGGCGCTGCGGGAGGGCCGGCGCCCGGACACGACGGCGGACTGGGGCACGGAACCCGAGTCGCTGTGGGGCCGGGTCGGTTCCGGCGAATCCCCGCTGACGGGCGGCGGCCGCGCCGAACGCACCCTCCCCGGCGACTACCCCGCCTACTATGCGGCCGTGGCAAAGGCCCTGCTGGACGGCGGCCCCAACCCGGTGACGGCCCTGGAGGCGGCATCCGCCCTCGACGTACTGGAAGCGGCGGCCCGTTCGGCACGCGAGGCAGTGGTGGTGAAGCTGTGA
- a CDS encoding SEC-C metal-binding domain-containing protein, whose protein sequence is MRPDTPAENVDHTAEAARLERTAGLYPEDAEALLLQAAAHLELSGDRPAATALYDRLLSSSTPLDNPHLVRALKASNLWEYGHEAEARAIIEGVRSSAPRDPAAWVIVAEALEAHDELEQAQEAFTEGVQLLLTDVAEPPYSAHPLLFGRHRVRRMLGVAHDEWDIFADTLHSMPISLDELHDPKRVWSLGSDNPAELEAEISRLRAELGAYREALSRPFPVAVLHWTADELTELLSAYPSLSAEYPSHEEHLATIEGSLRELSSSGTPNLGIVTGTVPSYEAFAASELSSPEDTTLLPQYATTLAARGRAVAWPPQRGAVCWCGSGRVYGECHGVQAPA, encoded by the coding sequence ATGCGCCCCGACACGCCTGCCGAAAACGTCGACCACACCGCCGAGGCGGCACGCCTGGAGCGAACCGCCGGCCTCTACCCCGAGGACGCCGAGGCCCTGCTCCTCCAGGCCGCGGCCCACCTGGAACTGTCCGGCGACCGCCCTGCCGCGACCGCTCTCTACGACCGCCTGCTGTCGTCGTCGACCCCCCTGGACAACCCTCACCTGGTACGAGCCCTGAAGGCATCGAACCTGTGGGAGTACGGCCACGAGGCAGAGGCCCGCGCGATCATCGAGGGCGTCCGCTCGTCCGCCCCGCGGGACCCGGCGGCATGGGTGATCGTCGCCGAGGCCCTGGAGGCCCACGACGAGTTGGAACAGGCGCAGGAGGCCTTCACGGAGGGCGTACAGCTCCTCCTGACGGACGTGGCGGAGCCCCCGTACTCCGCGCATCCCCTCCTCTTCGGCCGCCATCGCGTACGCCGCATGCTGGGCGTGGCCCACGACGAGTGGGACATCTTCGCGGACACCCTCCACTCGATGCCGATCTCCCTCGACGAACTCCACGACCCGAAGCGCGTCTGGTCCCTGGGCTCGGACAACCCGGCGGAGCTGGAGGCGGAGATCTCGCGGCTGCGGGCGGAGCTGGGCGCGTACCGGGAGGCGTTGTCCCGCCCGTTCCCGGTGGCGGTCCTGCACTGGACGGCGGACGAGCTGACTGAGCTGCTCTCCGCGTATCCCTCGCTGTCGGCCGAGTACCCCTCCCACGAGGAGCACCTGGCGACGATAGAGGGCTCCCTGAGGGAACTGTCCTCCTCCGGCACCCCGAACCTGGGCATCGTGACGGGCACGGTCCCGTCCTACGAAGCCTTCGCCGCCTCGGAACTCTCGTCCCCGGAGGACACGACCCTGCTCCCGCAGTACGCGACGACGCTGGCGGCCCGGGGGCGAGCGGTGGCTTGGCCGCCGCAGCGGGGGGCGGTTTGCTGGTGTGGGTCGGGGCGGGTTTATGGGGAGTGCCACGGGGTGCAGGCGCCGGCCTGA
- a CDS encoding MFS transporter, with protein sequence MPRFNERTLTAAAPETQAAPSPAPTAEQPANPRATLALTSAATVVALMTYTAPMVTLPQTAAALHTPLSAQAWLLNGTPLGLAALLLVAGSLADDYGRRRIFVAGTFALGITTALGALTTTTWLFTLARVAQGAASAALLASSLGLIVHAFPTARGRLHATGVWGAFVSGGIALGPVVTGAIQNWRLGYGVLGAAALIVAALSTRALTESRAPRGGRPDLAGAVTFGLALVALVAALTLGRDGWLRAPVGLLLLASAALLGLFVAVERRTATPMIDLSLLRRSRFLASSAGGLFTGLAVIGLFSFLPALLQQTLGLSAMDTAWLFLLWSGLSFAVALQARRLSGRVSSRWQLAIGFTLHAGGALAMLGALDAGSWLRLLPGLLLAGIGSGLLNAALPLLAVESVPAQRAAMGSGAQQTFRYIGSCAGVALTIALATSAGGGLARGADIAMMVSAGLALVAAVSVGVLRERGAAA encoded by the coding sequence ATGCCACGGTTCAATGAACGAACTCTCACTGCGGCGGCGCCCGAGACACAGGCCGCGCCCTCCCCCGCTCCCACCGCGGAGCAGCCCGCGAACCCGCGTGCCACCCTCGCCCTCACCAGCGCCGCCACCGTCGTGGCCCTGATGACGTACACGGCGCCGATGGTCACGCTCCCGCAGACCGCCGCCGCCCTGCACACTCCGCTCTCCGCCCAGGCCTGGCTCCTGAACGGCACCCCGCTCGGCCTCGCCGCCCTCCTGCTGGTGGCCGGCAGCCTCGCCGACGACTACGGCCGCCGCCGGATCTTCGTCGCGGGCACCTTCGCCCTGGGCATCACCACGGCCCTGGGTGCCCTGACGACCACCACCTGGCTCTTCACGCTGGCCCGGGTCGCCCAGGGCGCGGCGAGCGCGGCCCTCCTCGCCAGCAGTCTCGGCCTGATCGTCCACGCCTTCCCGACCGCGCGCGGCCGCCTGCACGCGACCGGCGTCTGGGGCGCCTTCGTGAGCGGCGGCATCGCGCTCGGCCCGGTCGTCACCGGCGCGATACAGAACTGGCGGCTCGGGTACGGCGTCCTGGGCGCCGCCGCGCTGATCGTGGCGGCCCTGTCCACGCGGGCCCTGACCGAGTCCCGCGCCCCGCGCGGCGGCCGGCCCGACCTCGCCGGAGCCGTCACCTTCGGACTGGCCCTGGTCGCGCTGGTGGCGGCGCTGACCCTGGGCCGGGACGGCTGGCTGCGGGCACCCGTGGGCCTGCTGCTCCTGGCAAGCGCGGCCCTGCTCGGTCTCTTCGTCGCGGTGGAGCGCCGCACGGCGACCCCGATGATCGACCTGTCCCTGCTGCGCCGCTCCCGCTTCCTCGCCTCCTCCGCCGGCGGCCTGTTCACGGGGCTCGCGGTGATCGGCCTGTTCAGCTTCCTGCCGGCACTGCTCCAGCAGACGCTCGGACTGTCCGCGATGGACACGGCCTGGCTGTTCCTCCTCTGGTCCGGCCTGTCCTTCGCGGTCGCCCTCCAGGCCCGCAGACTGTCCGGCCGGGTGTCATCGCGGTGGCAGCTGGCGATCGGCTTCACCCTCCACGCGGGCGGTGCCCTGGCGATGCTGGGCGCGCTGGACGCGGGTTCCTGGCTCCGGCTGCTGCCCGGCCTGCTGCTGGCCGGCATCGGCAGCGGCCTGCTGAACGCGGCGCTGCCACTGCTCGCGGTGGAGTCCGTACCGGCCCAGCGCGCCGCGATGGGTTCGGGCGCCCAGCAGACCTTCCGCTACATCGGCTCCTGCGCCGGAGTGGCCCTGACCATCGCCCTCGCCACGTCCGCCGGCGGCGGCCTGGCACGGGGCGCGGACATCGCGATGATGGTGTCGGCGGGGCTGGCGCTGGTGGCGGCGGTGAGTGTGGGAGTGCTGCGGGAGCGGGGGGCGGCAGCCTGA
- a CDS encoding class E sortase — protein sequence MVRVRVVQHGGLRRRALRRRVLWGGGELLVTVGVVLLLLVVHQVWWTNREAREGAGREVRALERAWDGAGGDSRTAVSAPSATAAPAPADAAADPGVSEPAPGPRRRSAAPPAPDWSQAYAILSIPRLGLRVPVAEGVSQAGVFNKGYVGHYPGTQQPGQAGNFAVAGHRNTHGEPFRYINRLAPEDIVRVETRSATYTYAVDRTLPQTAAHDGDVIGPVPRSGVKPGYGYEDPGYYLTLTTCTPEYTSKYRLVVWGKLVSMRPR from the coding sequence ATGGTGCGGGTTCGCGTCGTGCAGCACGGCGGGCTTCGGCGGCGGGCCCTGCGGCGCCGTGTGCTGTGGGGTGGCGGGGAGTTGCTCGTCACCGTCGGGGTGGTGCTTCTGCTGCTGGTCGTTCACCAGGTGTGGTGGACCAACCGGGAGGCGAGGGAGGGCGCCGGGCGTGAGGTCCGTGCCCTGGAGCGGGCCTGGGACGGAGCGGGCGGCGACTCCCGTACGGCCGTATCGGCGCCGTCGGCCACGGCCGCACCCGCGCCCGCGGACGCCGCCGCGGACCCCGGGGTGTCCGAGCCGGCCCCCGGCCCCCGGCGCCGGTCCGCGGCCCCGCCCGCCCCCGACTGGTCCCAGGCCTACGCCATCCTCAGCATCCCGCGCCTGGGCCTGCGCGTGCCCGTCGCCGAGGGCGTCAGCCAGGCCGGAGTCTTCAACAAGGGGTACGTCGGGCACTACCCGGGGACCCAACAGCCCGGCCAGGCCGGCAACTTCGCCGTCGCCGGGCACCGCAACACCCACGGTGAGCCCTTCCGGTACATCAACCGGCTCGCGCCCGAGGACATCGTGCGGGTTGAGACGCGGAGCGCGACGTACACGTACGCCGTCGACCGGACCCTGCCGCAGACCGCCGCCCATGACGGCGATGTCATCGGGCCCGTTCCGCGCTCCGGCGTCAAGCCGGGCTACGGGTACGAGGACCCGGGGTACTACCTCACCCTCACCACCTGCACGCCCGAGTACACCTCGAAGTACCGCCTGGTGGTGTGGGGCAAGCTCGTGTCGATGCGCCCGCGCTGA
- a CDS encoding heme-degrading domain-containing protein, with product MTGKTHNPGITPKFHPEITPSLEELEAQERRLVFHRFTYEDAWALGSLLVETARERQAPVAIDIHRAGQQLFHAALPGSTPDNDAWIARKRRVVERYGTSSYVVGARFRAKGTTFEDSSRLDPDTYAAHGGSFPINVEGAGVIGSVTVSGLPQLEDHRMVVEALEHFLAKQ from the coding sequence ATGACCGGCAAGACGCACAACCCGGGGATCACCCCCAAGTTCCACCCGGAGATCACCCCGTCCCTGGAGGAGCTGGAGGCCCAGGAACGCCGCCTGGTCTTCCACCGGTTCACGTATGAGGACGCCTGGGCCCTGGGCTCGCTGCTGGTCGAGACGGCCCGCGAGCGCCAGGCCCCGGTCGCCATCGACATCCACCGGGCCGGCCAGCAGCTCTTCCACGCGGCTCTGCCGGGCTCCACCCCCGACAACGACGCCTGGATCGCCCGCAAGCGCCGGGTGGTGGAGCGTTACGGCACGTCCTCCTACGTCGTCGGCGCCCGCTTCCGCGCCAAGGGCACGACCTTCGAGGACTCCTCCCGCCTGGACCCCGACACCTACGCGGCCCACGGCGGCTCGTTCCCCATCAACGTCGAGGGTGCGGGCGTCATCGGATCGGTGACGGTGAGCGGCCTGCCCCAGCTGGAGGACCACCGGATGGTGGTGGAGGCCCTGGAGCACTTCCTGGCGAAGCAGTAA